CAAAGTTCACATAGGGGTAGGCCATGATGAAGTATAGGGGTAATATGACACATACAAGCTAATCTTATGAATAAAGAATAAACGAATAAACCTAAAAGTTAGTGGGAGCAAGGCATATAGAGGTCCTACTAGTATCTATTTAGATTAGCAAGGGTCATACAAGCACATGGTTAGGACTTAGTTCTAAGCAACCAGATACTAGGGAAGACTATCTGTCCTTGGTCTGCTAAGGCAAGATAGCTTTCAGAACTCCTACACCATACCCAAACGTGAGGGACAGAGGATGGACAAAGCTGTCACCACCTGTTACCTACCCCTACAAACCGTGGGCACAACCATATTCGAAGGTTCTCGCCATGCCTGAGCACCACGCTTGTGCATGTGATAAACACCCTAGCTTCCTCGGGACTCTGACCCTTCGGAATGACGAGCATAGAGCTAGAGCAAGCTAAAAGGCACAACGAACCGATGCCGTAGCTTAGATCGACTAGCCTAACCGCATACATCGTATAACTTGTAATAAAACATGTCATGTCCCGATACACTACTGGAATAGCATAAAGACTATACTCCATATCATAAATAGGATACCGATAAGTTGAATACAAAGCCATACCCAGAGCTGAATGTTACGTCTCACAATGGTCCCAGGACGACTCACTCCAAGAGAGAATTTCTAGCatagctccactagcctaagAAGTATAAGTTCTAGCTtaaggagggagagagagacaaTGTGtggtgtgtgagagagagaggggtgctctcctcctcctcctcctccttataTAGGTGCTAGGGGATGGTTTCCGGGAGGAATATTCGTCGAATCAGCTGGAACCGCCATGGGGGATGTACGGGAGGGCGCCACGTGAGGATGAGGCCAAGCGGAGCACATCCTGGTTTGGCTGAACCACCTTGGGGTTCGGCCGACCCCAGGTGGTGCCACCTCGCAATAGCCTTCCTCTGGTTGATTACCAGGTGGACCCTTGTGGTGATCTTCGGTGATTTCCGTGGGATTGAGTGGATTTGctctgacatgtgggcccttATTCTTTGTGCTCGCGTAGAGTGTTCTACAGTGTGTTTCTCCTGCGTTCGAGCACGTTCCCCTCCTTGTCTTGTGTTTCTGAAAACACTTATTCTCCAATAaatgtggaactaggttattataaataaatatgtgAGTAAGAAATATTAGTTCtcctttattctttgagtaCTTTGACAGTCGGATTTGGCACTTAATGACCATCAACAGTCAATCGAGTTGTGCTtagttgataaccaacggagcagcggtTGCAGGGGTTtgaatcgtgtctgattagaagcttGGATCGTCAACATCGAgttctccaccaatcgaatcTATCATACCTATCGGACGATCGGGCCAGTGCCCGTCTTGAAACACTTTTCTGGTGAAACTTATCGGTGACAATATTTATTAATAAGGATGATTCATCGGGAGATTTTCACTCTCCAAAAATTCAGCAACATATATGTGCAGCCAAGAACAATTCAATGACTCATTCTCTAGAATGGCATTGCATATATATAGAATCAATCAATAAAGGGGACAGCAGCATCACCTAAATGACATCGTCGGCAATGAGACTTATGAACAGCAGCAAGGTCACCCATGTCTCGAAAAGGTCCAGAACAGAAAGAAAACAGCATTAGATAATGGCCCCCTCCACCAAGATCAGTAATTCTGTATCACTCAAGCCTGGAACATTTGATAACCGACTCTGCAAGCTACTCGTTTGTTATCAAGAGATGAGCTAACCAACATCGAAATTTGGCATCGACATGAGCTTAATCATGTTAACTTGGAGTTTTGTTGAATACGCAAGGAGcacaaatgagaaaaaaaataataatggaATGAACCAGAAAATTTAGGCACTACCTTAAGCCAGGCTCAGGTCCACAATGCTCTGATGTGGTCCCCTCCCTTAGCCTATGGGCCGAACCTTAGGCCCGGCCCAGGTCTGCCCTGCAAACAGACTACATGAAATCCCTGTACCCAAAGagctgaaagtctgaaactttGACAAGATTTGAAGTCAAGCTCTCACTGTCGCAGAATTCTTGTTATATAGCTATTATCTAGCAGCGGTGAGGAAGATCAATTTGGCCAAGTAAGCACCATCTGTTGACATCTGTTACAGtacctttgcttgcttgttgaGCATACTGCAAAAGATAGGCTTCTCTGAAAGACACGTGATTGTGCTCGCTTGATAACAACGTTTGGTCACTGACTCTGTAAACTACTAAACTCCGTGTTTGTCAGTATATTTTGGTATGTTGTAGGAGAAAAAGAATGAACAAATTGGTCTGGAATGGCTCGTAAAAcaaaggtggtgtttggatatgaggtgctaaactttagcaggtcacatcagatgttcggatgctaattaggaggactaaatatgagctaattacaaaactaattgcacagatggagtctaattcgcgagacgaatctattaaagctaatcaatccatcattagtaaatggttactgtagcaccacattgtcaaatcatggactaattaagcttaatagattcgtctcgcgaattagactcaatctatacaattagttttgtaattagactatgtttaattcataattagtatcaaatatccgatctATCCAAATGTTTCTAAACCTGGAGGGTGAGGCTTGATTGCCTGTGTGCTGCCTGCTGAGTCTTGTGATAAGAGCAGAAGGAGATGCCTTCCTCAGATGGGGATGAAAGCTTCGCTATCACAAGGGCATCCACACATCAACGCCGTGCCCCACGCCTTGCTCTAGAAACAAAGAAATCTGTCCCATCCCCACTGGCTGCCACCGGAAAGCGCCAAATTCCGCCAAATTATTTCCTCCTCCAAACTAAAAACCATCGCCATCAGATTTCAGGCTCAATTACAAGAAATTTGCAGACACGGGCGAGACATCTCACCTTATTGTAGCATCAGCAAATTTTCAGATCTCAAACCGGCTGGTGCGAGGAACTCAATTTAGTATCCATAATATATGTCAGAATTGGTGAATTTTATATGTATTTTTGAGGAATTTTGAATTGATAAGATCTCATACAACATAGAGTCCAATCATTGAGATATAATAACAACTGATATGGGCACAAGAAGATTAAAAACTACAATTAGGGTCCTTATTAATCTTCTGAAAACAACCAATTAGCATGTCGACATTTTGTTCCCCAGGCTCCCAGGTGATGACCACCACCACAAGCGCAAGCCGGCCACATTCCCCCTCTGGTTTGCTTGTTCGCTCGAGCCCCAAAGGCCCCAGCGCCCCTGACACCGGCCTCTCCTCCACTAGCCTTGCTTCCAGAATCATCCATGGCAGCCAGGACCACAGCCCCCAAGTAGCGCCAGACCCACTTCTCGGCTATCACATCAGATTTCAGGCACAGTCGACAACCATGGCGTCCTAGAGGAGTCAAACCAGTAATCCAAGAACCATGGAGCCGTAAGAGGGCGAGGGCCAAGAAATGGCGAGAACCATGGCCGGCGACGGGATGCGGCGGGGGCCTagaggcggctggcggcggcgttgaCCGcatggaggaggacgaggcgggggcatcgtcgtcgtcgccgccgccgcccatcgcgCAGCTGGGCTACGACCAGCTGCTGTCCGTCCTCCGCCTGCTCCCGCCGGAGGCCGTGCTCTCCTTCGCCGCTACCTGCCGCGCGTTCCGGGCCTGGGCCTCCTCCGACGCGCTCTGGGAGGCGCTGTGCCGCCGCGACTggggcgcccgcgccgccgccgcgctagCCGAGCGCCGGCGCGACCGCGagcgtgccggcggcggcgcgccggcgccgtggagGAGGGTCTACGCCGAGGTCGCTAGGCTTGGCGCCCTGTCCGCGCGCCGCGTCCCCGTGAGGGGCGCCTCGCCGCGGCCCCGCGCGTCGCACTCGCTCAACCTCGTCGCCGGATGGCTCGTGCtcttcggcggcggctgcgaggGAGGTAATTGCATCCAAATCGTTTCACCTCATCGTTCTTGTTACGTATTTGGTTCGCTAAGGTTGAAAAGGTGATTGCTTTGTGCGCGCTCTATGAATTGATTCACTAGGAGAAATTCGATCActggggcagagtactagtatGGGCATGATGAACTGCAGTTGATTCGGTTGTGATTAGTTGCTTTGATATGCTTGTTTTGTTTGTGCCTGCTTACTACTGTATTTTACATTGATTTCATTGAAAAATAATAATTTGCCTTATCGATTATGAAGCTTGCTCATTTCTGACAGTTATGGAAGACTTGCTAATGTTTGGAGAGCCTTCCTGCAATATATCATGTATCCTGTTACTGTAACATATAACGGTATGTGCGGTAGTGCAGCACATCAGGCAGGCTTACATCATAACTGTAGGAGGAAGAATTCCTGGAAAAATTTAGGAGCTAATTTCAAGTTTGAACTAAATCCTGGATTGAATCCAAATAGTTCATTAGCTGGAACTATTTGTCTTGCAAATCAAGTTAGTTGctttccctcagagtattctgCTTGAGTAATAGTATTGGTTATTTTATAAGCTATTTAGTTCCCAAAAGGATGGATACTTTATGAGTTTTCAgagcaagcaaaaaaaaatggagaattCTCCATAGCCCATATTGTCTCCTCCTAAAGTTCCGCCCTTTTGATCCTCTTTTCCTCTGTCATCACGGTTAGTTATCTACTTATCTTTGATGAAGTAGGCTCAGAAATATTGGATTTGAAGGAACTTTTGATTATTTGGAGGATATTATCTTTAACCTGATTATTTTCATTAATTTAGAAGTCTAATTGTTAATCTAGTTAAGACTAATTTGTATCAGATTATAATACTTCGCACGCACTACCTGAAATGACTACTTTTAGTTCTATCTAGCTGGAAGCTATGCTTTTTCACCATCGATGCACATATTGTTTTTTGTGGTCCTTTTTGTTATTGCTTCAGTTTCCCTTTTGAGTTTGCATTGGTTATTCCAGTAGAAGGTTTCCGTTGCCCTTTCTACTTAAATGTGAGCACTACGTCTGTCATCCTGAACTCCTGATTTTGTTGTTTGCGTTGATTTGTAGGTTGAATACAATCTTAGTAGCTTTGTCAAGTAGGTTAAAGAAAAATGTACAAAAAAACCTTTTCCCTGAGAATTAGAAACCTTTTGTGCTCTAAGATTAACACTTTTTCAACCAATATGACAGAAAGTATCCATAAGTTAGTATTATGGTCTAAAAGGA
The genomic region above belongs to Setaria italica strain Yugu1 chromosome VI, Setaria_italica_v2.0, whole genome shotgun sequence and contains:
- the LOC101758829 gene encoding F-box/kelch-repeat protein At1g51550 isoform X2; the protein is MEEDEAGASSSSPPPPIAQLGYDQLLSVLRLLPPEAVLSFAATCRAFRAWASSDALWEALCRRDWGARAAAALAERRRDRERAGGGAPAPWRRVYAEVARLGALSARRVPVRGASPRPRASHSLNLVAGWLVLFGGGCEGVRSPS